The genomic DNA AACTCCGTGGCGGGCAGCGAGTTGCGGCTCATCAGCGTGAACAGCCATTGCTGCCAGCCCGGCATCTTCGGCACGGAGGCCGCCACCACCGTCTCGCGGCCCAGGAAATAGGAGGCCTGCATCGGCTCGAAGGGCACGCCCATCGTCTCGTGCATCATCTCCAGGTCGCGCGGGATGTTCGGGCTCTCCAGGAAGCCGTAGCGCAGCAGCACGCGGTAGATCCCCGGCCCCAGCTCCTCCGCCGAGCCCCGGTCCCGCACCTGCGGCACATCCTCGTTCAGCACCGTCACAAACACGATCCGCTCGTGCAGCACCTTGTTGTGCTTCAGGTTGTGCAGCAGGGCATTGGGCACGTAGTCCGCCTGCCCGGTCATGAAGATCGCGATCCCCGGCACCCGGATGGTGCGCGACTGCGGCAGCCGGGCGAGGAAGGACTTCAGCGGCAGGCTGTCCTGCTGGAAGCGCCGGAACAGCAGGTCCCGCCCACGCCGCCAGGTCAGCATCTGCGTATAGAGCACCGCCCCCAGCAGCAGCGGCACCCAGCCGCCATCGGGGATCTTCAGCACGTTGGAGATGAAGAAGGCGAGATCCAGCAGCAGCAGCGGCAGGAAGACCAGCGTCACCAGCCACCAGGACCACTGGAAGCGGCGGTGGAAGACGATGGCGGCGAGGCAGGAGGTCGCCACGAAGGTCCCCGTCACCGCGATGCCATAGGCGGCCGCCAAGCTGTCCGAATTGCGGAAGGTCACCACCAGCACCACCACTCCGGCCAGCAGCGAGAAGTTCACCTGGGGCACGTAGATCTGCCCCTCCTCCGTCTCGCTGGTATGCTTCACCGTCAGGCGCGGCAGCAGCCCCAGTTGCACGCATTGCCGCGCGATGGAAAAGGCGCCTGAGATCATCGCCTGGCTGGCGATGATCGTGGCCAGCGTCGCCAGCACCACCAGCGGCAGCCGCAGCCAGTCCGGTCCCAGCAGGAAGAACGGGTTCTCCAGCGCATCCGGGTTGCTCAGTACCAGCGCGCCCTGTCCCAGGTAGTTCAGGATCAGCGAAGGCAGCACGAAGCCCAGCCAGCCGATCCGGATCGGCCGCTTCCCGAAATGCCCCATATCGGCATAGAGCGCCTCCGCCCCCGTCACCGCCAGCACCACCGAGCCCAGCGCGATGAAGGCCGCCAGGCGGTAGCGCACGCAGAAGGTGATCGCATGATGCGGCGACAGCGCCTCCAGCACCCCCGGCTCGCGCAGGATCTCGATCAGCCCCAGCAGGCCGATCAGCCCGAACCAGAGCACCATCACCGGGCCGAAGATCCGCCCCATCGCATGCGTGCCGCGATATTGCACCAGGAACAGCCCGATCAGCACCACCAGCGACACCGGCACCACGATATCCCCGAAGGTGGGCGAGATCACCTTCAGGCCCTCCACCGCCGAGAGCACGGAGATCGCCGGGGTGATGATCCCGTCGCCGAAGAACAGGCAGGCCCCGGCGATGCCGATCAGCGCCACCATGCGGCGCCCCCGCTCCGTCCCCACCGCGCGCTGCGCCAGGGCCATCAGCGCCAGGATGCCGCCCTCGCCCCGGTTGTCCGCCCGCAGCACGATCAGCACGTATTTCACCGTCACGACGATGATGACCGACCAGACGATCAGGCTGAGGACCCCCAGGATCTCCCAGCGTTCCAACCCATCGGAGGCGAAGTGCACGAGCGCGGCCCGGAGCGCATAGAGCGGGCTGGTGCCGATATCGCCGAAGACGACGCCGAGAACCCCCACCACAAGGCCGACGCTCAGGGGGCGGGATTCACTGCTGGACGTGGTCGGTGTCACGATGTCCGGAATGTTCCAGTGGAGCCCCAAGGCATACGCTGGACGCCGAGAGCCCCGCAAGGCCCGCCCCCTGGCCCCTCTCCGGACCGTGCGAGGTGAGGCCCCGCCCGCCCCTGAATTTCCTGTGCGTGCCTGTTCTCCGGTGCTGAATCGGCTCTCCCGTGGCGGCCCCGGGGGAGGCTCCGCCTGCCCCCGGAACCCCCATCGCTGGGGGAATGGTATTCCCCCGGACCCCGCCCTGGGTTGGCTTTGGCGGTCACCGTCAGCCTGTGGCCCGATCCCCGGGGGCAGTGGATCGGCGGCGCCCCGAAAAGAAGAAAACCATCCCGTCCGCGCTGATGACGCCGACAGCCCGCCGGAGAGCATGGCTCTCCGGCGCGATCCGGTCACAGCAAGAGCCAGCGAACCGGGTCCAGGGCCCGCAGGGTCCTGGCGGAGTGGGGGCTTGGGGGCGAGGCGGAGCCTTGCCCCCAAAGCGCGCCCCCAAGTGCCCTCCCGGGGAGGCGATCAGTGCCCGCGCAGGATCTGCGACAGGAAGGCGCGCAGGCGGTCGGTGCGGGGGTTGTTGAACATCTCCTCCGGCGTGCCGGATTCGACCACCTCGCCCCGGTCCATGAACACCACCCGGTCGGCCACGGTGCGGGCGAAGCCCATCTCATGCGTCACGCAGATCATGGTCATGCCGCTTTCCGCCAGGCTGACCATGGTGTCCAGCACCTCCTTGATCATCTCCGGATCGAGCGCCGAGGTCGGCTCGTCGAACAGCATGATCTTGGGCTTCATGCACAGCGCCCGGGCGATCGCCACGCGCTGCTGCTGCCCGCCGGAAAGCTGCCCGGGATACTTGTTCGCCTGGTCGGGGATCTTGACCTTGCGCAGGTACTCCATCGCCTCTTCCTCGGCCTGCGCCTTCGGCACCTTGCGCACCCAGATCGGCGCCAGGGTGCAGTTCTGCAGGATCGTCAGGTGCGGGAAGAGATTGAAGCTCTGGAACACCATCCCGACCTCGCGCCGGATGGCGTCCAGCGCGCGGATGTCATCCGTCAGCTCCACCCCGTCCACCACGATGCGGCCCTGCTGGTGCTGCTCCAGCCGGTTGATGCAGCGGATCATGGTGGACTTGCCCGAGCCCGAGGGCCCGCACACCACCACCCGCTCCCCCGCCGCGACCTGCAGGTTCACGTCCCGCAGCACGTGCATCGTGCCGTACCACTTGTTCACGTTCTCCAGCAGGATCGCCGGCGGCGCCCCCGCCTGCACGGCGGAGGCGACATGCGGTTCCGGGCTCAGCGTGTCGCTCATGATATCGTTCTCCGGAAAGGGTTCAGCGCCGGCGGTGCCGGTTGAGCTCGGCCTCGAGGTTCTGGCTGTAGCGGGACATGGCGAAGCAGAAGCAGAAGTAGATCAGCGCCACCACGACATAGACCTCGATGCCGAAGCCCTGCCAGGCGGGCTCCACGATGGCCGTCTTGGCGGCGGTCAGCAGATCGAAGATGCCGATGATCAGCACCAGCGAGGTGTCCTTGAAGAAGCCGATGAAGGTGTTCACCAGCGGCGGGATCACCAGCCGCAGCGCCTGCGGCAGCACGATCAGCCCGGTCTTCTTCCAGTAGCTCAGGCCCAGCGCGTCCGCCGCCTCGTACTGCCCCTTGCTCAGTGCCTGCAGCCCGCCGCGCACCACCTCCGCCAGATAGGCGGCGGCGAACAGGATGATGGCGATCTGGGCGCGCAGCAGCTTGTCGATGTTCATCCCTTCCGGGAGGAACAGCGGGAACATCACGCTCGCCATGAAGAGCAGCGAGATCAGCGGCACGCCACGGATCAGCTCGACATAGACGATGCAGAGCAGCCGGATCGCCGGCATCGAGGAGCGCCGCCCCAGCGCCACCAGGATCGACAGCGGAAAGGCCACCGCGATGCCGAAGGTGCTCAGGATCAGCGTGATCGGCAGCCCGCCCCAGCGCTCCTGCGGCACATAGGTGAGGCCGAACACGCCCCCCCACATCAGCAGCGCGATGACGGCCAGCGTCGCCACCCACACCACCGCCAACTCCCACCGCCAGAAGCGCCGCATGGCGGAGACGATGTAGAGCCCGATGAACAGCAGGCAGACCAGCGCCGGCCGCCACTGCTCGTCATAGGGATAGGTGGCGAAGAGGATGAAGCGGTACTTCTCCGTGACCACCGCCCAGCAGGCGCCCGTCCCCTGCACCGCGCGGCAGGCCTGGGTCTGGTTGTCCGGCACGGACCAGACGGCGTTGATGAAGGCCCAGTCCACGAAGCCGATCGCCCAGCGCACCAGCAGATAGATCATCGCCAGCGTGACCGCCGTGGACCACCAGGAGGAGAACAGGTTCGCCCGCAGCCAGGCCACCGGCCCCACCACCGTGGCGGGGGGCTGGCGCGGCGCCGCCTCGGGTGATCCGGCGGCGGCGGTGTTGAGGGTGATGTCGCTCATGCTGCCTCTCCCTCTCTCAGCGTTCCACCAGCGCGATGCGCGTGTTGTACCAGTTCATGAACAGGCTGATGCTCAGGCTGATGGTCAGATAGACCAGCATGATGATGGCGATGCCCTCGATCGCCTGCCCCGTCTGGTTCAGCGTCGTGTTGGCGATGGACACGATGTCCTGGTAGCCGATGGCGACCGCCAGCGAGGAGTTCTTCGTCAGGTTCAGGTATTGGCTGGTCATCGGCGGGATGATCACCCGCAGCGCCTGCGGCAGGATGATCCGCCGCAGCATCATCCCCGGCCGCAGTCCCAGCGCCTGCGCCGCCTCCCACTGCCCCAGCGGCACGGAGGTGATGCCGGCGCGCACGATCTCGGCGATGAAGGCCGAGGTGTACATCACGAGGCCCAGCAGCAGCGCGAAATACTCCGGGCTCACCGTGATGCCGCCCTGGAAGTTGAAGCCCCGCAGCGCCGGGATGTCGGGCGTGAAGGGCGCGCCCAGCATCGCCCAGATCAGGATCGGCAGGCCCACGATCAGCCCCAGCCCGACCGGCCAGACCCGGCGCGGCTGCCCGTCCTGCATCTGCTTCGCCCGCGCGGAACGCGCATAGGCCCAGGTGCCCGCCACCCCGGCCACGAGGCCCAGCAGCGCCCAGTTATGCGCGTCCGTCCACTCGACCCAGGGCAGCTTCAGCCCGCGGTTGCTCAGGAACACGCCCGTCACCGGGTTCATCGACTGCCGCGGGGCGGGGAGGCCCTGCATGATCGTGTACCAGAACAGCAGTTGCAGCAGCAGCGGCACGTCGCGCACCGCCTCGACATAGACCGCCGCGATCTTGCCCAGCAGCCAGTTCTTCGACAGCCGCGCGATGCCGACCAGCGTGCCGAAGACCGTGGCCAGGATCACGCCCACCACCGCCACCTTCAGCGTGTTCAGCACGCCCACCGTCAGGGCACGGAAATAGGTGCTGGTGGGCGAATACTCGATCAGGTGCTCGCCGATCGGCAGCCCGGCCTCGCGCCAGAGGAAGCCGAAGCCCGTGGCGATGCGCCGCACCTCCAGGTTGCGTGCGGTGTTGCTGGCCAGCCACCAGACGATGGCCACCACCACCCCCACGATCAGCACCTGCCAGACGATGGAGCGCACCCGCTCGTCCCGCCAGCTCAGGCGAAAGGCTTTCTTCGGGGGCGCCTTCATATAGCGCGGGTCTGTCGAGCTCTGCGACATCGGGAAAGCCCCTTGCGTCTGTCCGGCCTTCTGCGGGCCGCATCCGGAGGAAATGCCGCGGGCCGGCCAGCCCGGCCCGCGGCGTTCAGGTCGGGATCAGCGCATCGGCGGCGCGTATTGCAGCCCGTCCTTGTTCCACAGCGCGTTCTCGCCGCGCGGCAGGCCGATCGCCTTCAGGTTGCGGTCGAACACCTCGCTATAATTGCCCACGGCCTTGATGACCTGCACCGCCCAGTCGTTCGACACGCCCAGCATCTTGCCCAGGTCGCCGTTCTTGCCGACGAAGCGCTGGATGTCCGGGTTCGGGCTGTTCGCCATCGAATCCACGTTCTTGGAATCGATCCCCAGCTCCTCCGCCGTCACCAGCGCGAAATGCGTCCAGCGGACGAGGTCGGCGAAGCCCGGGTCGCCCTGCCGCACCGCCGGCGCCAGCGGCTCCTTGCTGATCAGTTCCGGCAGGATCACGTAGTCGTCCGGCTTCGGCTGGGTGGAACGCGTCGCCGCCAGCCCCGAGGCATCCGTCGTATAGGCGTCGCAGCGCCCGGCCACGAAGGCGCTCACCAGCTCCTCCAGCCGCTCGATCACCACCGGGGTGAACTTGATGTTGCCGGCCCGCGCCCAGTCGGTCAGGTTCTGTTCCGTCGTGGTGCCCGGCTGCACGCAGATCGTGGCCCCGTCCAGCTCCTTGGCGCTCTTCACGCCGAGCGACGTCTTCACCATGAAGCCCTGGCCGTCATAGAAGGTCGTGGCGGCGAAATCGAAGCCCAGGCTGGTGTCGCGCGACAGCGTCCAGGTGGTGTTGCGCGCCAGCATGTCCACCTCGCCCGACTGCAGCGCGGTGAAGCGGTTCTGCGCCGTGGTCGGCACGTAGCGCACCTTGCTGGCATCGCTGAAGATCGCCGCCGCCACCGCCTTGCAGTAGTCCACGTCGAAGCCGCGCCACACGCCCTGGCTGTCCGGCTGGGCAAAGCCCGCCAGCCCGGTGTTCACCCCGCAGACGAGGCTGCCGCGGGACTTGATCGCACCCAGCGTCGCCCCGGCCGGAGCCGTGGGTGTCTGCTGTGCCGCAGCCGGTGCCGCGACCGCCCCGAGCGCCAGGGCGCCGAGGGATCCGAGCATGACAGCAAGCCGAAAAGGCCGCATTCCCTGAACTCTCCAAATGGATTCCACAGATCCCGGCCGTTGCCCGGCAGGGCGGGCCGTCAGTTCGGGTTCCAACATTCCGGTCTGGCAGCCCTGCGTAAAGCGATACCCTCGACCTTCGAACGGCGCAAATCCCCGCTTCGCATCGGCTTCTGCCCGAATCTGCGCCAT from Roseomonas gilardii includes the following:
- a CDS encoding potassium transporter Kup, with the translated sequence MPDIVTPTTSSSESRPLSVGLVVGVLGVVFGDIGTSPLYALRAALVHFASDGLERWEILGVLSLIVWSVIIVVTVKYVLIVLRADNRGEGGILALMALAQRAVGTERGRRMVALIGIAGACLFFGDGIITPAISVLSAVEGLKVISPTFGDIVVPVSLVVLIGLFLVQYRGTHAMGRIFGPVMVLWFGLIGLLGLIEILREPGVLEALSPHHAITFCVRYRLAAFIALGSVVLAVTGAEALYADMGHFGKRPIRIGWLGFVLPSLILNYLGQGALVLSNPDALENPFFLLGPDWLRLPLVVLATLATIIASQAMISGAFSIARQCVQLGLLPRLTVKHTSETEEGQIYVPQVNFSLLAGVVVLVVTFRNSDSLAAAYGIAVTGTFVATSCLAAIVFHRRFQWSWWLVTLVFLPLLLLDLAFFISNVLKIPDGGWVPLLLGAVLYTQMLTWRRGRDLLFRRFQQDSLPLKSFLARLPQSRTIRVPGIAIFMTGQADYVPNALLHNLKHNKVLHERIVFVTVLNEDVPQVRDRGSAEELGPGIYRVLLRYGFLESPNIPRDLEMMHETMGVPFEPMQASYFLGRETVVAASVPKMPGWQQWLFTLMSRNSLPATEFFRIPSDRVVELGARVAI
- a CDS encoding amino acid ABC transporter ATP-binding protein, whose amino-acid sequence is MSDTLSPEPHVASAVQAGAPPAILLENVNKWYGTMHVLRDVNLQVAAGERVVVCGPSGSGKSTMIRCINRLEQHQQGRIVVDGVELTDDIRALDAIRREVGMVFQSFNLFPHLTILQNCTLAPIWVRKVPKAQAEEEAMEYLRKVKIPDQANKYPGQLSGGQQQRVAIARALCMKPKIMLFDEPTSALDPEMIKEVLDTMVSLAESGMTMICVTHEMGFARTVADRVVFMDRGEVVESGTPEEMFNNPRTDRLRAFLSQILRGH
- a CDS encoding amino acid ABC transporter permease, with product MSDITLNTAAAGSPEAAPRQPPATVVGPVAWLRANLFSSWWSTAVTLAMIYLLVRWAIGFVDWAFINAVWSVPDNQTQACRAVQGTGACWAVVTEKYRFILFATYPYDEQWRPALVCLLFIGLYIVSAMRRFWRWELAVVWVATLAVIALLMWGGVFGLTYVPQERWGGLPITLILSTFGIAVAFPLSILVALGRRSSMPAIRLLCIVYVELIRGVPLISLLFMASVMFPLFLPEGMNIDKLLRAQIAIILFAAAYLAEVVRGGLQALSKGQYEAADALGLSYWKKTGLIVLPQALRLVIPPLVNTFIGFFKDTSLVLIIGIFDLLTAAKTAIVEPAWQGFGIEVYVVVALIYFCFCFAMSRYSQNLEAELNRHRRR
- a CDS encoding amino acid ABC transporter permease, which translates into the protein MSQSSTDPRYMKAPPKKAFRLSWRDERVRSIVWQVLIVGVVVAIVWWLASNTARNLEVRRIATGFGFLWREAGLPIGEHLIEYSPTSTYFRALTVGVLNTLKVAVVGVILATVFGTLVGIARLSKNWLLGKIAAVYVEAVRDVPLLLQLLFWYTIMQGLPAPRQSMNPVTGVFLSNRGLKLPWVEWTDAHNWALLGLVAGVAGTWAYARSARAKQMQDGQPRRVWPVGLGLIVGLPILIWAMLGAPFTPDIPALRGFNFQGGITVSPEYFALLLGLVMYTSAFIAEIVRAGITSVPLGQWEAAQALGLRPGMMLRRIILPQALRVIIPPMTSQYLNLTKNSSLAVAIGYQDIVSIANTTLNQTGQAIEGIAIIMLVYLTISLSISLFMNWYNTRIALVER
- a CDS encoding amino acid ABC transporter substrate-binding protein — encoded protein: MLGSLGALALGAVAAPAAAQQTPTAPAGATLGAIKSRGSLVCGVNTGLAGFAQPDSQGVWRGFDVDYCKAVAAAIFSDASKVRYVPTTAQNRFTALQSGEVDMLARNTTWTLSRDTSLGFDFAATTFYDGQGFMVKTSLGVKSAKELDGATICVQPGTTTEQNLTDWARAGNIKFTPVVIERLEELVSAFVAGRCDAYTTDASGLAATRSTQPKPDDYVILPELISKEPLAPAVRQGDPGFADLVRWTHFALVTAEELGIDSKNVDSMANSPNPDIQRFVGKNGDLGKMLGVSNDWAVQVIKAVGNYSEVFDRNLKAIGLPRGENALWNKDGLQYAPPMR